GGGCGAGCCCTTGCGCGGTGGAGAGGGTCAGCGCGGTGATGCCCGCCTTGGCCGCCGAGTAGTTCGGCTGCCCGGCGGCGCCGAACAGGAACGCCTCGGACGTGGTGTTGACGATGCGGCCGTAGACCGGGCCGCCCGCCGCCTTGCTGGCGTTGCGCCAGTGCACCGCCGCCGCGCGCGAGACCGACGCGTGCCCCTTGAGGTGCACGTGGATGACGTCGTCCCAGTCCCGCTCGGTGAGGTTGAACAGCATCGTGTCCCGCAGGACGCCCGCGTTGTTCACCACCACGTCCAGGCTGCCGAAGGTGTCCACCGCGGCCTCCACCAGCCGGTCGCCGGTGGACCACTCGCCGACGTCGCCGGTCACTACCACCGCGTCGCCGCCCGCGGCCTTGATCTCGGCCACGACGCCTTCCGCTGCCGGGCCCATGTCGTTGACGACCACGTTGGCGCCCTGCGCGGCCAGCGCGAGCGCTTCCGCGCGCCCGAGCCCGGCACCGGCACCGGTCACGACCGCGGTGCGGCCCTCCAGCGTGCTGCCACCCATCGCGTTCTCCTTCGTCCGACGATCGACTGCCGCACGAAGCTAGTATTCGTTCTCTTTTTCGATCCTGCGCTGTCCCGCTGAGTGGATATACCGCAGCAAAACACCGTGAAGAGCCGGTTGGATGCGATGGATAACGAATTCTAGTAGTGCGAGGTATCGCCGCCTCGCGCCCGAAGGAGGGGAGCAGATGCCCGAAGCCGTCATCGTCGAGGCCGGTCGCACACCGGTCGGGAAGCGCTCCGGCGCGCTGTCCGGGCTGCACCCGGCGGAGCTGCTCGGGCACGCCCAGCGAGGTGTGCTCGCGCGAGCCGGACTGGATGCGGCGCAGGTCGACCAGGTCGTCGGCGGCTGCGTGACCCAGGTCGGCGAGCAGTCCAACAACGTCACGCGCAACGCCTGGCTGCACGCGGGGCTGCCGCACGGCACCGCGTGCACCACCATCGACTGCGCCTGCGGCTCGTCCCAGCAGGCCGTGCACCTGGTGGCCGGGCTGATCGCCGGCGGCGCCATCGACATCGGGATCGGCTGCGGCGTGGAGTCGATGAGCCGCGTCTTCCTCGGTGCGGCGCTGGCCCCGGACACCGGGATGCCGGTGCCGGACTCGTGGGCGATCGACATGCCCGACCAGTTCACCGCCGCCGAGCGCATCGCGCGCCACCGCGGCATCACGCGGGCCGACGCCGACGCGCTCGGCCTCGCCTCCCAGCGGAAGGCGGCGGCCGCCTGGGCGGAGGGGCGCTTCGACGGCCAGATCATCCCCGTCGGCCAAGTGACCCGTGACCAGGGCCTGCGCGAGACCACGGCCGAGGCGCTGGCCGGGCTCCACCCGGTCATCGCCGACGGCATCCACACGGCGGGCAACTCCTCGCAGATCAGCGACGGGGCGGCGGCCGTGCTGCTGATGAGCCGCGAGCGGGCCGAAGCCGAGGGGCTGCGGCCGAGAGCCCGGATCATCGCCTCCGGGATGGTGGGCGCCGACCCGTACTACCACCTCGACGGCCCCGTGCTCGCGACCGAGCACGTGCTGGCGAGGTCGGGCATGAAGCTCGGCGACATCGACCTGGTGGAGATCAACGAGGCGTTCGCCTCCGTGGTGCTGTCGTGGGCGCAGGTGCACGAGGCCGACATGGACAAGGTCAACGTCAACGGCGGTGCGATCGCGCTGGGACACGCCGTCGGTTCCACGGGCGCCCGGCTGATCACCCAGGCTGTCCACGAACTGGAGCGCAGCGACCGCTCCACCGCACTGATCACCATGTGCGCAGGCGGCGCGCACGCCACCGCAACCATCGTCGAACGGATCTGAGATGGCACGGGAAACCTTGGGGTTGAGCGAAGAGCACCGGGACCTGCGGGACTCGGTGCGGGCCTTCGCCGGACGGCACATCACCGAGACCGAGGTGCGCGCCGCGGTCGATGCGAAGACCGAGCAGCTGCCGCCGTTCTGGGCGCAGCTGGCCGAGCAGGGCCTGTTCGGGCTGCACTTGCCTGATTCGGTCGGCGGCGCGGGCTTCGGGCTGCTCGAACTCGCGGTCGTCCTGGAGGAGCTCGGCCGCAACATGGCACCGGGACCGTTCCTGCCGACCGTGCTCGCCAGCGCGGTGCTGCTGGAAGCCGGGCACCACGAGCACCTGCCGGTGCTGGCAGACGGCTCGGCGACCGGCGCGGTCGGACTCGGTGACGGCTTCACCGCCGAGCGCGCCGAGGACGGCGGCCTGTTCGTGTCCGGCTCCGCCACGCCGGTGCTCGGCGCACACCTCGCGGACGTGCTCGTCCTCCGCGTCGACGCGGATTCCTGGGTGGTGCTGCCGGGCGCGGCGGCTGAGGTGAGCGAGGTGCCGAGCCACGACCTCACGCGGCGGCTGGCCACCGTGACGCTGACCGGAGTGCACGTGCCCGCTGCGGATGTCCTCGACATCCCGGCCGACCGGCCCTGCGACCTGGCGGCGATCCTGTTCGCTGCCGAGGCGTGCGGCATCGCCGACTGGTGCACCGCGACAGCTGCGGAATACGCCGGGGTTCGCGAGCAGTTCGGCCGACCGATCGGGCAGTTCCAGGGCGTCAAGCACCGCTGCGCGCGGATGCTGGCCCGCACCGAGGCCGCCCGGGCCTGCGCCTGGGACGCGGCTCGCGCGCACGATGCCGAGGATGCTGCCGAAGAAGTGGCCTTGGCAGCTGCGGTCGCGGGAGCCACCTGCGTCGAGGCGGGGTTCAGCACCGCGAAGGACTGCATCCAGGTCCTCGGCGGCATCGGGTTCACCTGGGAGCACGACGCCGGACTCCACCTGCGCCGCGCGCAAACCTCGCGTCTGCTGCTGGGTTCCACCGCGCACTGGCACCAGCGGATCGCGCGGCTGGCGCTCGGCGGTGCTCGCCGCGAGGTGACGGTGGACCTGCCGCCGGAAGCGGCGGAGATCCGGGCCGTGGTCCGCGCCGAACTCGCCGAAGCCGTTGCGCTGCCGGAAGAAGAGCGGATCGCCTTCCTCGCCGAGCACGGGTACACCGCACCGCACCTGCCGAAGCCGTGGGGCCGGGGCGCCGACGCGGTCGAGCAGCTCACCATCGCCGAGGAGATGCGGGCCGCGCAGGTCAGGGCGCACGACATGGTGATCGGGAACTGGGTGGTGCCGACGCTGATCCGGCACGGCGACGAGGCGCAGCAGCGCCGGTTCCTGCCCGCCAGCCTGCGCGGGGACATCACCTGGTGCCAGCTGTTCTCCGAACCCGGCGCGGGCTCCGACCTGGCCGGCCTGTCCACCAGGGCCGAGAAGGTAGACGGCGGCTGGAAGATCAACGGCCAGAAGGTGTGGACCTCGGTGGCCACCGAGGCGCACTACGGCATCCTCCTGGCCCGGACCGACCCGGACGCGCCCAAGCACAAGGGACTGTCCTACTTCCTGCTGGACATGGACAGCCCGGGCATCACCATCCGGCCGCTGCGCGAGCTCACCGGCGAGGCCCTGTTCAACGAGGTGTTCCTCGACGACGTCTTCGTGCCCGACGACATGCTGGTCGCCCAGCCCGGCGACGGCTGGAAGCTCGCCCGCACCACCCTGGCCAACGAGCGCGTCGCCCTGTCCCAGGACTCCTCGCTGGGCGCGGGCGGCGAGGCACTCCTGGAACTGGCGGCGGCACGAGCGGACGACCACCGCCTCGCGGTGCTGGGCCAGATCCTCGCCGACGCCCAAGCGGGCGCGCTGCTCGGGCTGCGCCAGACGATCCGCTCGCTGAGCGGGCAACAGCCCGGCGCGGAGTCCTCCATCGCCAAGTTCCTCGGCGTGGAGCACGTCCAGCAGGTGTGGGAAACGGCGATGGAGTGGCAGGGCCCGGCGGCGCTGCACGCCGACCACCACCGCCCGGACACGGGCGTCCCCACCGCGACCTGGAAGTTCCTCAACACCCGGTGCCTGTCGATAGCCGGTGGCACCACCGAGGTCCAGCTCAACATCATCGGAGAACGACTCCTCGGCCTGCCCAGAGACCCCGAACCCCACCCCAAACCCTGACCCCGCCCCACCGGCCGTCACCCGGAACCTGCTCGATTTCGCGCGGAACCGACGTTCACCCGGGTGACGGCCGATTTCGCGCGAGATCGACACCCGCGCGGAACCGACGACACAGGAGAGAACCCGAAGATGGCGATCGACCCCGCTGCGGCGCTGGCGGCCCCACCCACGACGCGCGAGATCTCGTGGACGCAGCGCGACGTGCTGCTGTACCACCTCTCGCTCGGCGCAGGCGCCCGCGCAGACGTCGAACCGGAGCTGCCCTACACCTACGAGGCCAACCTCCAGGTGCTGCCCACCTTCGCGCTGGTGGCCGGGCAGGGGATCTCGGCAGGCGACCGCGGCACGCCGGGCCTGGCACTGCCCGGCATCGACGTCGACCTCCGCAAGATCCTGCACGCGGGCCAAGCCCTCGAAGTCCACCGCCCGCTCCCGCAATCCGGCGCGGCAACGGTCAGCAACCGCGTGACCGACGTGAGGGACAAGGGAAAAGCAGCGCTGATCGTCCTCGAATCAACCGCGGCGGACCACGCCGGTGCGGCACTGTGGACGACGACCATGCAGATCTGGGCGCGCGGAGAAGGCGGCTTCGGCGGTGACCCCGGCCCGGAAGCCCCCACCGCGCTGCCGGAACGCGAGCCGGACGCGGTGCTGAACTCGCCCACCGCACCGGACCAGGCGCTGCTCTACCGGCTCAACGGTGACATGAACCCGCTGCACGCCGACCCCGGATTCGCCCGCGCAGCGGGATTCGACCGGCCCATCCTGCACGGTCTGGCAACCTACGGACTGGTCGCGAAGGCGATCGTGGACGGACTGCTCGACGGCGACGCAACCCGCCTGCGCGCGATGTCCGCGCGATTCGCCGGAACACTGCTGCCCGGCGAAACCATCCGCACGGAGGTGTGGCGTGAGAGCGATCGACTCGCGCTTCGCTCGACGTGCCCGGAGCGCGACGACGCGCCGGTGCTGACCCACGCAACCGCGGAGGTGAAGGCATGACCGCACCTCAGGAGCTGACTGCTGATCCGCACCAGGACGGCGTCGACGCGGCGGTCACGGCAGCCCGACGGGTGATCGAGTCGCTGTTGCGCGCCGGCAGCGGTTCGACGGCGGAGATGGGGCGGATCGCCGACCAGCTGAACTCCGTGGCGGACAACCTCGACGAGCACGCACCGGCGATGAACCAGCGGATGGTGGACATGTGGGCGGGGGAGGGCACCACCCGCCACGACCCCGTGACCGGCCCGGAGAACGCGATCGCACCCCCGCTGCAGCTGATCGGCCAGTCCGATGGCTCGGTGCGCGGCGTCCTGACGCTCGGCCTGCCGTACCAGGGACCGCCTGGCCATGTGCACGGCGGGATCTCGGCGCTGATCCTCGATCACACCCTCGGGGTGGCCAACCACTGGGCCGGGGTCTCGGGCATGACGGCGGAGCTGACGCTGCGATACCACCGGCCGACACCGTTGTTCGAGCCGTTGACCATCACCGGGGTGCAGACCGGTGTCGACGGGCGGAAGATCCGTACGAGCGGTGCCGTCACGGCCGGCGGTGAGGTTTGCGTGTCGGCTGAGGGGTTGTTCATTGCCAAGCATCTGCCTCGTCCGCGTTGAGCTTGGGACCGTTCTGTTGCCGGCTTTGGGCCGGTGCGGCTTGGTGGCTGTTGGGTTGGTGGTTGGGGCTTTTTCTGTTGTGTTGTGGTGGGGGTCATCCCCGTGGTTTGGGGGATTGTGGGGGCTGTGGTCCGGATGTCAAGCCCGGCCTGGCGGCCGCCCCTTCGGGGTTGGCAGGCTTGACATCCGGACCACAGCCCCGTTTTGGCTTTATGTCACGGGGATGACCCGGTATGGAACGGACCCCGGCCGTCTTGGACACCTTGCGGGGAGCGTGGTGGTCGGGGCCTCTGCCGGTTGAGTCGTGGGCTGCTCCGTCACCGGCAGGTGGTGTGCGGGGTTGCTGGGCCACGCGGGCTGACGGTTTGGGCTTCTGAGGCCTGGCTGTCGACCGACCGGCCTTAGTCGTCGACGAAGCAACAGACGTCATGTTAGTCCTAACAGGACAATAACGGATTCACGTTTCGACACGGGTAAATGCCAACGACACGCCGAGTATTGCCCTTCGAATATTTGCCGCTTCTGGTTCCAGCTAAGGATTTTCGTGTTTGAGCCGTGTTGTGATCACCTGATTGTGGGACGGTTATTCGCTCGAAACCACGTTCGATTCTTGAGAGAATTGATGCATGACACCGCTGATGACCACCCAGGACGCGACGCCCGCCGCTGGCGCGGGTGCGGTCGTGTCCGCCTTGCCCGCGTGGGACATGCCCACGCCGGGCGGGTCGTGCCCGCCTGCGGTGACCTCCCTGACCGATGAGGAACTCGCGACCCGGATCGGTGAGGTGGAACGGCAGATTCGTCAGGCGCGGATGGAGCAGCTGCGGTTGATCGCCGAGGCCGACCGCCGCCGCCTGCACGCCGCTCGTGGTGTGCGCTCCACGCAGGTGTGGCTGAAGAACCTGCTCAACATCGACGGCCAGGACGCCACGAACCGTGTCCGTATCGCCACCGCCACCTTGCCGAACACCGGTGAGGACACCGACAACGCCGCTGGTGTCGCTGGGCCAGAGGTTGCGCTACCGGCGACCGGACAAGCACTCGGTGAGGGTGTGATCGGGCTGGAGCACGCGCGGGTGATCTCCCGCTGTGTGTCCCGGCTGCCTGAGCACGCCCAGCACCGTGCCGGTGAGGTGGAACGGTTGTTGGTGGAGAACGCCTGCCGTCAGTGCCCCCGTGATCTGGCCAAGCTGGCCGACCGGGTGCGCTACATGCTCGACGCCGACGGTGCCGTCGCGGACGAGCAGGCCCAGTTCGAGTCCCGCGAGCTGCACTACGCGACCGCTCGTGACGGGATGCTGGTGATCAAGGCCCGGCTGGACCGCGAGACCGGGGCGAAGTTCGTCACCGCCCTGCGCCCGCTGGCCGCGCCGCGCCCGGAGGCCGACGGGGTCAAGGACCCGCGTACGGTTGGGCAGCGCAACGCCGACGGTCTGTCGACCCTGCTTGACCTGGTGCTCGACACCGACGGGATGCCGCGTACCGGTGGGCAGAAGCCGCACCTGACGGTCACCATCGACTACACCGACCTGAAAAACCAGCTCCCCACCACCAACGGCGAGGTCACCGCTGGTGGTGCGGGGATGCTGGAAGGCACCGGCCAGTACCTCAGCCCGCAGACGGTGCGCAGGATCGCTTGTGACTGCGAGGTCCTGCCCATGGTCCTCGGCGGCGACAGCCTGCCTCTCGACGTGGGTGCTTCGCAGCGGACCGCCCCGACGCATATCCGTGCCGCGTTGCTGGCCCGCGACGGCGTCTGCGCCTTCCCGGAATGTGACCACCCGGCGGGAACGCCGCAGGCCCATCACATCGTGCACTGGGTCGACGGCGGCCCCACCAGCCTCGACAACATGGTGATGCTGTGTGCCCATCACCATCGCACCATCCACAACCACCACTGGCACATCCAACTGGAACGTGGCCGCCCGGTATTCACACCACCGGCAAGTGTCGATCCGGCACGCACGCCCAGGCCTGGCGGGAGAGCCCAACCCGCCACACATCGCCACGCCCTCCGCCGCCTGAACTCATCACCGGAGGGCGGGCCGCCAGCGGCCAGACCGCTGGCGAGCACCTGACGACCTCACCCGACCCCCTGGGTGGGGCACCCCGCCCTGCCCAGGGTCGGGTGAGCCGACAGTTCCGGAAGCACGACACGCCGCCAGGCGACCTCCACCCACCACCAACACCCGAGCACCACCCCCACCACAACACCCGAAAACCCAGCCCAACGAAGAAAGGGAACCCGCCGATGACGAACCAACCCGCCACCGCCCAGCCCGCAACGGCCAGCACCACTGCTCTCCGCCGCAACTCCGCGATCAACGGCCAGCCCGCGCGGCACGGCAACTCCGCACACCACCTGCCGGTGACGGAGCAACCCACCACTCAACCAGTAACGGCCCCGGCTACCTGCTTCCCGCAAGGTGTCCATGACGGCCGGGGTCCGTTCCATACCGGGTCATCCCCGTGACATAAAGCCAAAACGGGGCTGTGGGCCGGATGTCAAGCCTGCCAACCCCGAAGGGGCGGCCGCCAGGCCGGGCTTGACATCCGGACCACAGCCCCCACAATCCCCCAAACCACGGGGATGACCCCCACCACAACACAACAACACCCGTAGCACGCACCTTGAAAACACAAGAGCGGAAACAAAAGGCGACCACAAATTGGTGGGTTCCCTGACAGCAGAGAGCCCAGCTGTCAGGGAACCCAAACCCCGAGTGCCGATACAGCTATAGCCACGTGCGAGGCGTCAGACGGTGGGACGCACCTCGGCCCGGATCACCTTGCCGGTGGCGTTGCGAGGAAGTGGCTCCTGAGTGATCCGCCATCGGGACGGAACCTTGAAGTGCGCGAGCTGCCCCCGGGCGTAGTCGTGCAGCTCCTGCTCGGTGAGAACGCTCCCGGGCGCAATGACCACGACTGCGAACACCTCCTGACCGAGGTCCGGATCGGAGACGCCCAGTACGGCGCACTCCTGGACCCCGGGATGCTCGGCGAGCACGCCCTCGATCTCCGCAGGGTAGACGTTCTCGCCACCTCGGATGATCAGATCCGAGCGGCGAGTGCTCAGCCGGAGACGGCCGTGCTCGATGACGCCGATGTCACCGGTGTGCAGCCAGCGGTCTGCACGGATGGCGTCAGCGGTGGCTCGCGGGTCGTTCCAGTAGCCGAGCATGTTGTAGGCGCTGCGAACGCACACCTCGCCTTCCTCTCCGTCGGGCAGGGGGTTGCCGAACGGATCGCGGATCTCCAGCTGCACACCCGCGATAGGCCGTCCGAGCGTCTCCGGGGCTTCGGCCAGATCAGCGGGGGAGGCAGCGGTGAGCGCGGTGCACGTCTCGGTCATCCCGTAGCTGTCCACAAGGGATTTCTCCGCTACGGGCAACCTCTCCCGCAGCCGCTGCTTGAACGCTGCCGACGACGGTGCGGAGGCCAGCGAGAAGGTGGTGAGCGACGACAGGTCGTACTGCGAGATGTCGCCGTGCTCCAGAATCCGGTGTGCTTGGGTGGGCACGGCACCCCAGTTGGTCACCCGCTCGCGGGCTACCAGATCGAGTACCCGGTCCACGTCGAAGGCACCCTGATGCATCACCACGGTGCTGCCGGTCGCGAGGCGCGGCACTGCCAGGTTGTGCAGGCAGGCGATGTGGAAGAGGGGCAGCGCCAGCAGGTACCGCCGGTCTCGCGGATCGATCGGGTCGCCGTGAACTGCGGCGAGGGCATCGTTCATGCGGTGGTACTCGATGACCGAGCACACGTTGCGGTGCGAGTGGACCGCACCCTTGGGGCGTCCGGAGGTTCCGCTGGTGAACAGGATGATCGCGGGGTCGTCCTCTTCGACATCCACGGCGGGCATCGGTGCGCCCGGGTACCGCTGGGCCAGTTCGTCGACCTGTTCCAGCGGGAGCAGCGGAACGGGCGAGCCAGTCAGCAGCGCGGCGCGCTTGGTGTCGGCGATGATCAGGGCCGGTTCGGTCAGCCGCACGCCGTGGTCCAGTTCGCGGGCCGACCACCAGGCGTTGCAGCCGACCGCGACGGCTCCGACGGACATCGCCGCCCAGAACGCGAGGATCCACTCCGGTGCGTTGGCCGCCGCGATCGCGACCCGGTCTCCTTTGCCGACGCCGTACTCCTCGCGCAGCGCCGTGGCCAGCGCGGCGACCTGGTCGGCGTGCCGGCGGAAGGAGATCCTCCGGTCCGCGGTCACGATGTAGTCGCGGTCTCCGTGCCGGGCGGATGCCGCGACGAGCTCGGCCAGCGACCTCGCCCGGTTGCGGAACACCGGCAGCCGGGTGCCGAGCACGTCCTGCTCCACTAGTTCGAATTCGCCACCGGGGCCGGTCAGCGCGCTGACAGGGGCAGCAGTGTCCGGATCGATCGTGCTCATGTGCTGGCGTTCCTCCTGCTGCTGGCCGGGATTCTGCGCAGCACAGCGTGCGGCACCGGACAGCGACGAGCGGTGCCCGGTTCCGTTCATCGGGATCCGCGCTCGGCCGTTCTCCCGCTGAGCGGGACAGCGCGCTCGGCATTCTCCCGAACACACCACTGTTGCAGGCGGATGGGAAGCGCAGGGCGAGCGGGAGGTGCTGCATGGGCGGTCTGCAGGGCAAGGTCGCGCTGATCACGGGAGCAGGGCAGGGCGTCGGGCAGGGCATCGCGCTCGCGCTGGCCGGGGAGGGCGTGTCGGTGGCGGTCGCCGGGCGCACCGAGGCGAAGCTGAACGCCACCTGCGAGCTGATCCGGGAGCGCGGCGGCCGGGCCGAGTCCTTTCCGATCGACGTGGCCGACACCGACGCGATCCCAGCGGTGGTCGAGCAGGTCGTGATCTCGCTGGGCGGCATCGACGTGCTGGTCAACAACGCCTACACCGGCGCTTTCGGTCCGCTGCTGAGCATGAGCGACGACGACTTCCAGCGGGGCTTCCGCACCGCGCCGTTCGCCGCGTTCGCGTTCATGAAGGCCTGCCACCCGCACCTGAAGGCACGCAGTGGCTCGGTCATCAACCTGGTGTCCTCCGCGATGGTGCGGTGGGACACCTCGTCCTACGGCGCCTACGCCGCGGCCAAGCAGGCGCTGAAGTCGCTGACCAGGACCGCGGCGGCGGAGTGGGGCCGGGACGGGATCCGGGTGAACGCGATCGCGCCGCACGCCCTGTCGCCGGGGCTCAAGACCTGGACGGAGCGCAACCCTGAGGAGGCCGCTGAGTTCGTCGCCTCCATCCCGCTGGGCCGCATCGGTGACTGCGAGGCCGACATCGGGCGCGCGGTCGTCGCCCTGGTCGGCCCGGACCTCCGCTACCTGACCGGGGCCACCGTGCCGCTGGACGGAGGTCAGGCCTTCTTCGGCTGAACTCCGCCGCTTCCCGATGAGCGGGACCGGCAGCGGTGCGGCGCCGCCGGATCGCCCTACCTTCGCGGCAACCCAGCGGAACAGGAGTGCTCGTGACCACCACCCAACCCGTCCCGGACGTCTTCAGCCCTGGGAAGATCGGTCCGCTGACCTTGCGCAACCGGACGATCAAGGCCGCCACCTACGAGGGCCTCAGCCACCGCGGGAAGGTCACCCACGACTTGGTCGACTTCCACGTTCGACACGCGGCCGGTGGGGTGGGCATGACGACGGTCGCCTACTGCGCGGTGTCGCCGGATGGCCGCACCGACCGGCACCAGATCCTGTGGACCCCGGAAGCCCTGCCGGGCCTGCGGAAGCTCACCGAAGCCGTGCACGAACAGGGTGCTGCCGTGTCGGCGCAGCTCGGCCACGCCGGCCCGGTCGCCAATCCCAAGGCGAACGGGGCGCCGGCGCTCGCACCGAGCAGGCACTTCCACAAGACCACGCTCAGCTTCGCGCGCGAAGCGTCCCGCGACGACCTGCGCCGAGTGGTGCAGGACCACGCCAGAGCAGCGCGGATGGCGATCGAGGCGGGGTTCGACGCGGTCGAGGTGCACCTGGGGCACAACTACCTGGCCAGCTCGTTCCTGAGCCCGAAGCTCAACCACCGCACCGATTCCCACGGCGGCAGCCTGGAGAACCGGGCGCGTCTCGCGCGGGAGATCATGCTGGCGGTGCGGGAGGCGGTCGGCGACCGGATCGCCATCGTCACCAAGCTGAACATGGACGACGGCGTGCCGGGCGGCTTCTGGCTCGACGAAGCGATCGCGGTGGCGCAGTGGCTGGAGTCCGACGGTTCGGTCGACGCCCTGGAGATGACCGCGGGCAGCTCGCTGAGCAATCCCATGTACCTCTTCAAGGGCGATGCGCCGCTGGACGCCTTCGCCGAGGTCATGCCGCAGCCGATCAAGCTGGGGGTGAAGCTGCTGGGCCGCACGATGCTGCGCGAATACCCCTACCAGGACGGCTACCTGCTCGACGACGCCCGGCAGATCCGGGCCGCGGTCAAGCTGCCGATGATCCTGCTCGGCGGCATCACGAACAAGGTGATCATGGACCGCGGGATGGCCGAGGGCTTCGAGTTCGTGGCGATGGCGCGAGCACTGCTCCGGGAGCCGGACCTGATCAACCGCATGGAAGCGGATCCGGGCGTGCGGTCGCTGTGCAACCACAACAACCGCTGCATGCCGACGAACTTCACGGGCGCGCGCTGCGTCCTGGTCGACCGCAGCAGTCCCCGGTCGCAGACCTGGGGCACCGACGCCGGCTACGTCTCCTGAGCGGCCACCGATGAGCCGCCGGAGTGAGACGATCGCCGACCTGCTGCTGGACCGGCTGGGCGACCACCGGCCAGGCCTGCGCTCGCGGGAGCGGACCTGGACCTGGGACGAAGTGGTCCGCGACAGCGCGGCCCGCTCCGCCCGGCTGCGGCAGCTGCGCGATGAAGACCGCCCGTTCCACGTGGGTGTTCTCCTGGACAACGTCCCGGAGTTCGTCCTCTGGCTGGGGGCCGCCGCGCTCGCCGGAGCGACGGTCGTGGGCATCAATCCCACCCGCCGCGGCGCCTACCTGGAAGCGGAGGTGCGCCACACCGACCTCCAGCTGCTGGTGACCGATTCGGCGGGACTGGAGCTCCTCGACGGCCTCGACATCGGCGTGCCGAGGGACCGCTTCATCCTGGTGGACTCGCCGGAGTACGCGGAACAGCTGCCGCCCGGGGAACCCGTGCGCGATCCGTCGATCAGCGCGGAGACCCGCATGCTGCTGCTGTTCACCTCCGGCACGACGGGGGCGTCGAAAGCCGCGATCTGCTCCCAAGGGCGCCTGGTCGGGCTCGCGCGCCAGAACACCGTGAAGTACCACATCGGCCGCGACGACGTCTGCTACTGCTGCATGCCGTTGTTCCACGGCAACGCCCTGATGGCGCTGTGGGCACCCGCGCTTCTCGCGGGAGCCTGCGTGGCACTCGCGCCGAAGTTCTCCGCATCCGGGTTCATGCCGGACGTGCGGCACTACGGCGCGACGTACTTCACCTACGTCGGCAAGGCGATCGGTTACCTGCTCGGCCAGCCGGAACGGCCGGACGACGCCGACAACACGCTGACGCACGGGTTCGGCACCGAGGCCTCGCCCGAGGACCGGGCCGAGTTCAAGCGCCGCTTCGGCGCGGTCCTCTACGAGGGCTACGGGTCGAGCGAAGGTGCCGGGATGATCAACCAGGCGCCGTCCGGACCACCTTCCGCACTGGGCGTTCCGGCGCACGCGGGAGTGCGCGTCGTCGACCCGGAAACCCGCGAGCCGTGCCCGCCCGCGGAGCTCGACGAGCACGGCCGGGTGCGCAACGCCGAGGAGGCGATCGGCGAGCTCGTCAACACCGAGGGCGC
This portion of the Saccharopolyspora antimicrobica genome encodes:
- a CDS encoding PaaI family thioesterase; the protein is MTAPQELTADPHQDGVDAAVTAARRVIESLLRAGSGSTAEMGRIADQLNSVADNLDEHAPAMNQRMVDMWAGEGTTRHDPVTGPENAIAPPLQLIGQSDGSVRGVLTLGLPYQGPPGHVHGGISALILDHTLGVANHWAGVSGMTAELTLRYHRPTPLFEPLTITGVQTGVDGRKIRTSGAVTAGGEVCVSAEGLFIAKHLPRPR
- a CDS encoding 3-oxoacyl-ACP reductase, whose amino-acid sequence is MGGSTLEGRTAVVTGAGAGLGRAEALALAAQGANVVVNDMGPAAEGVVAEIKAAGGDAVVVTGDVGEWSTGDRLVEAAVDTFGSLDVVVNNAGVLRDTMLFNLTERDWDDVIHVHLKGHASVSRAAAVHWRNASKAAGGPVYGRIVNTTSEAFLFGAAGQPNYSAAKAGITALTLSTAQGLARYGVRTNAICPRARTDMTAHVFSADPSGGELDILAPERVGTFAAYLASPAAEEINGQVFVVYGDMVALLAPPTVERKFTAATGTFSVDELDDNLTPYFSGREPHRTYAAYSVAELDTTGIQNIASRR
- a CDS encoding steroid 3-ketoacyl-CoA thiolase codes for the protein MPEAVIVEAGRTPVGKRSGALSGLHPAELLGHAQRGVLARAGLDAAQVDQVVGGCVTQVGEQSNNVTRNAWLHAGLPHGTACTTIDCACGSSQQAVHLVAGLIAGGAIDIGIGCGVESMSRVFLGAALAPDTGMPVPDSWAIDMPDQFTAAERIARHRGITRADADALGLASQRKAAAAWAEGRFDGQIIPVGQVTRDQGLRETTAEALAGLHPVIADGIHTAGNSSQISDGAAAVLLMSRERAEAEGLRPRARIIASGMVGADPYYHLDGPVLATEHVLARSGMKLGDIDLVEINEAFASVVLSWAQVHEADMDKVNVNGGAIALGHAVGSTGARLITQAVHELERSDRSTALITMCAGGAHATATIVERI
- a CDS encoding MaoC/PaaZ C-terminal domain-containing protein, with the protein product MAIDPAAALAAPPTTREISWTQRDVLLYHLSLGAGARADVEPELPYTYEANLQVLPTFALVAGQGISAGDRGTPGLALPGIDVDLRKILHAGQALEVHRPLPQSGAATVSNRVTDVRDKGKAALIVLESTAADHAGAALWTTTMQIWARGEGGFGGDPGPEAPTALPEREPDAVLNSPTAPDQALLYRLNGDMNPLHADPGFARAAGFDRPILHGLATYGLVAKAIVDGLLDGDATRLRAMSARFAGTLLPGETIRTEVWRESDRLALRSTCPERDDAPVLTHATAEVKA
- a CDS encoding acyl-CoA dehydrogenase, with translation MARETLGLSEEHRDLRDSVRAFAGRHITETEVRAAVDAKTEQLPPFWAQLAEQGLFGLHLPDSVGGAGFGLLELAVVLEELGRNMAPGPFLPTVLASAVLLEAGHHEHLPVLADGSATGAVGLGDGFTAERAEDGGLFVSGSATPVLGAHLADVLVLRVDADSWVVLPGAAAEVSEVPSHDLTRRLATVTLTGVHVPAADVLDIPADRPCDLAAILFAAEACGIADWCTATAAEYAGVREQFGRPIGQFQGVKHRCARMLARTEAARACAWDAARAHDAEDAAEEVALAAAVAGATCVEAGFSTAKDCIQVLGGIGFTWEHDAGLHLRRAQTSRLLLGSTAHWHQRIARLALGGARREVTVDLPPEAAEIRAVVRAELAEAVALPEEERIAFLAEHGYTAPHLPKPWGRGADAVEQLTIAEEMRAAQVRAHDMVIGNWVVPTLIRHGDEAQQRRFLPASLRGDITWCQLFSEPGAGSDLAGLSTRAEKVDGGWKINGQKVWTSVATEAHYGILLARTDPDAPKHKGLSYFLLDMDSPGITIRPLRELTGEALFNEVFLDDVFVPDDMLVAQPGDGWKLARTTLANERVALSQDSSLGAGGEALLELAAARADDHRLAVLGQILADAQAGALLGLRQTIRSLSGQQPGAESSIAKFLGVEHVQQVWETAMEWQGPAALHADHHRPDTGVPTATWKFLNTRCLSIAGGTTEVQLNIIGERLLGLPRDPEPHPKP